A single window of [Clostridium] hylemonae DSM 15053 DNA harbors:
- a CDS encoding ABC transporter permease, which translates to MATVFLASSVNNILVVTSSVEYYMDYANVPDVNLIVIGDSERTEIESWIKKNGPGVKEYDYNTLMALINKNITVEKDGKDGPLDSGGGGMYLGTTDAGYCRVYDRNGAPFVLNDNEAAVSKSIMERNGLKEGDTVTVRLGDENREYRIKAETKDAAFGNEMVGMSRILVNEDEYAHFTDKNDSDIFGLYYVDTDKVNPFIKELNDQNFGTVINAITKDTYSLVYSFDMIMAALLILIGICLILVALLLLRFTLVFTIEEDYREIGIMKAIGMKESAIQKIYLAKYFVLVCAGALTGFAASVPVSRQMVAGVSNNMIMEDSSANLGVNIVCTLSVVFFVLLFCYKCTSRVNKISAIAAIRGGHTGENYKRKRGLTLHLRKKLPVPVYLGLNDICRQTRRYLILMIAFCLSFILITIPLNTLNTMRSREMAAKFAIDPDSAVYVGGIERPGESSYKTGRELEKGMKRVEEELAEKGYDASLTGLPIYFFSYGEPGKKGRNKIMTVQTLGENNKYMTYIDGEAPVLQNEIAFSQKIMEENGWEIGDKVETEIGGEKFSFLITGTYSDYMQLGRSARLNPGTDLRDEAMFGWWNIMVDMETDNSQAKTAEILEKELPGYDWSTAQEAVDSNVGGIQDSLHDLVMPMTAMLCGVIMLITLLMERLFIVREKGEIAMMKSTGFRNGSIRSWQVLRMTGVALVSMAAAVPLSLASNQWVLKPIFAVMGADVDIQVVPWQIYGVYPGILLAGIIAASYLAARKIKKIDIRELNNLE; encoded by the coding sequence ATGGCAACTGTATTTCTGGCCAGCAGTGTCAATAATATCCTCGTCGTAACCTCTTCTGTAGAGTATTATATGGATTATGCCAATGTGCCTGATGTCAACCTCATTGTAATTGGTGACAGCGAGAGGACAGAGATTGAAAGCTGGATCAAAAAGAACGGACCAGGCGTAAAAGAATACGATTACAATACGCTGATGGCTCTCATTAATAAAAATATCACCGTAGAAAAAGACGGGAAGGACGGACCGCTCGACTCCGGCGGAGGCGGAATGTATCTTGGTACGACAGACGCCGGATACTGCAGAGTGTATGACCGAAACGGAGCGCCTTTTGTATTGAACGACAATGAGGCGGCGGTAAGCAAATCCATTATGGAGAGGAACGGCCTCAAGGAAGGAGATACGGTAACAGTACGTCTGGGAGATGAAAACAGAGAATATCGGATCAAGGCAGAGACAAAAGATGCCGCGTTTGGAAACGAGATGGTTGGAATGAGCAGGATTCTCGTAAACGAGGATGAGTACGCACATTTTACCGATAAGAATGACAGTGATATATTCGGCTTATATTATGTAGATACGGATAAGGTAAATCCATTCATCAAGGAACTGAACGATCAGAACTTTGGTACAGTCATCAATGCCATAACAAAAGATACATACTCCCTCGTATATTCTTTTGATATGATCATGGCGGCGCTGCTGATCCTGATCGGAATCTGTCTCATACTGGTAGCGCTTCTGCTTCTGCGGTTCACACTTGTATTTACGATCGAGGAGGATTACAGGGAAATCGGCATTATGAAGGCAATCGGTATGAAAGAATCTGCCATTCAGAAAATTTATCTGGCAAAATATTTTGTGCTCGTGTGCGCCGGGGCTCTGACCGGATTTGCGGCAAGTGTTCCGGTGAGCAGGCAGATGGTGGCCGGGGTAAGTAATAACATGATCATGGAAGACAGCAGCGCAAATCTGGGCGTCAACATTGTGTGCACACTTTCGGTCGTGTTCTTTGTACTGCTTTTCTGTTATAAATGTACGAGCAGAGTAAATAAGATATCAGCCATAGCAGCCATACGGGGCGGACATACAGGCGAAAATTACAAAAGGAAAAGAGGACTTACCCTGCATCTTCGGAAAAAACTGCCTGTGCCGGTTTATCTGGGCCTGAATGATATATGCAGACAAACCAGAAGATACCTCATACTCATGATCGCTTTCTGTCTCAGCTTTATTTTGATAACAATTCCCCTAAATACGCTCAATACGATGCGAAGCCGGGAGATGGCGGCTAAGTTCGCTATTGATCCGGACAGCGCCGTGTATGTAGGCGGCATCGAGCGTCCGGGAGAGAGCAGTTACAAGACGGGACGGGAACTTGAAAAAGGGATGAAGCGTGTGGAGGAGGAGCTGGCAGAGAAAGGATATGATGCATCCCTCACCGGACTTCCGATCTACTTTTTTTCCTACGGGGAACCCGGAAAAAAGGGGCGGAATAAAATCATGACGGTCCAGACGCTTGGAGAGAACAATAAGTATATGACATATATAGACGGAGAGGCGCCTGTACTGCAAAACGAGATCGCTTTTTCTCAAAAAATAATGGAGGAGAATGGCTGGGAGATCGGAGACAAGGTGGAGACTGAGATCGGTGGTGAGAAGTTCAGCTTTCTCATTACAGGAACGTATTCTGATTACATGCAGCTTGGAAGGAGCGCCCGGTTAAATCCGGGTACAGACCTTAGAGACGAGGCAATGTTCGGCTGGTGGAATATCATGGTGGATATGGAGACGGACAACTCACAGGCCAAGACGGCTGAGATACTTGAAAAAGAACTGCCCGGTTACGACTGGTCAACTGCCCAGGAAGCTGTTGACAGCAATGTAGGAGGAATACAGGATTCACTTCACGATCTGGTAATGCCGATGACAGCCATGCTCTGTGGTGTGATCATGCTGATCACCCTGCTGATGGAACGGCTTTTCATCGTGAGGGAAAAAGGCGAGATCGCCATGATGAAAAGTACGGGATTCAGAAATGGAAGCATAAGATCGTGGCAGGTGCTCCGCATGACAGGCGTCGCGCTCGTCTCCATGGCAGCTGCAGTTCCGCTCTCTCTCGCCAGCAACCAGTGGGTGCTGAAGCCTATATTTGCGGTCATGGGCGCTGATGTGGATATACAGGTCGTGCCATGGCAGATATACGGCGTATATCCGGGTATACTTCTGGCGGGAATAATAGCCGCGTCTTATCTGGCGGCAAGGAAGATCAAAAAAATAGATATCAGGGAATTAAATAACCTGGAATAG
- a CDS encoding response regulator transcription factor → MYDILLVEDNEELAGLLRDFLVDRGYSVLRAARGDDAVRYAERGEVRLVLLDIMLPGMDGFAVCRQIRKSQNVPVLIMSAKSGKQNKLTGYELGADDYMEKPVDPEILSAKVNALLKRSGRAQEEMLLVSGEITLNRKARTVNLRGKPLELNVKEYELLLLFVRNPGKTLRKEYIFGNVWGTDSFSESQTLTVHIKMLRAKIEENPREPKRILTVWGVGYRYEEI, encoded by the coding sequence ATGTACGATATATTACTTGTTGAAGATAATGAAGAACTGGCCGGGCTGCTGCGGGACTTTCTCGTGGACAGAGGCTACAGTGTGCTGCGTGCCGCCCGAGGGGATGATGCCGTCCGGTATGCAGAAAGAGGAGAGGTACGCCTGGTGCTTCTGGATATCATGCTTCCGGGTATGGACGGTTTTGCCGTGTGCAGGCAGATACGTAAGAGTCAGAACGTACCTGTTCTCATCATGAGCGCAAAATCGGGAAAGCAGAATAAGCTTACAGGTTATGAACTCGGGGCGGATGATTATATGGAGAAGCCTGTGGACCCTGAGATTCTAAGTGCGAAAGTGAATGCGCTGCTTAAGCGTTCCGGCAGAGCACAGGAGGAAATGCTGCTCGTATCGGGGGAGATCACGCTCAACCGCAAGGCACGGACCGTGAATCTCAGGGGAAAGCCTCTGGAACTGAATGTGAAGGAGTATGAGCTGCTCCTTCTGTTTGTCCGCAATCCGGGGAAAACACTCCGTAAAGAGTATATTTTTGGAAATGTATGGGGGACAGACAGTTTCAGTGAAAGTCAGACGCTGACTGTACACATCAAGATGCTGCGCGCGAAGATCGAAGAAAACCCGAGGGAACCGAAGCGGATTCTGACAGTCTGGGGAGTAGGTTACAGATATGAGGAAATTTAA
- a CDS encoding helix-turn-helix transcriptional regulator, producing MYEWQKQIQMIVDEIDSCIKNYNGEDLTLRFLSRRLGYSEFYTTRKFKEILGIQFRDYLRLRKLAFALKEIRDSEKSILDIAFDYGFSSHEAFTRAFKGTYGVTPSEYRKNPKPVVLRTKINPFDRYFLGLGEIGMIKSTDDVKIYFVTIPAHKFLHIKNYESNGYWDFWQKQNQIPGQDIETICGLLDSIKGKLDDDGGSDSNSGNGQVMAYINDPDGRLCDWGILRTECYGARLPADHKGEVPAQMLMIDIPEAEYIVFEHGPFDYEQENRSVEEKVEKAMADFDFEGTGYCYDTSPGRIIYFYHNPEKFWKYIRPIRKSETLICDTVPHL from the coding sequence ATGTACGAATGGCAGAAACAAATTCAGATGATCGTTGATGAGATCGACAGCTGCATTAAGAATTATAACGGCGAGGACTTAACACTTCGCTTTCTTTCCCGCAGACTCGGTTATTCCGAATTCTATACAACGAGGAAATTCAAAGAGATTTTGGGAATCCAGTTCAGAGACTATCTTAGACTGAGAAAACTGGCCTTTGCGCTGAAAGAGATCCGGGACAGCGAAAAAAGTATTCTGGATATTGCTTTTGACTATGGTTTTTCTTCACATGAAGCTTTTACAAGAGCTTTTAAAGGAACATATGGGGTAACGCCAAGCGAATACCGGAAGAATCCAAAGCCTGTCGTACTTCGCACAAAAATAAATCCTTTTGACCGTTACTTTTTAGGATTAGGAGAGATTGGCATGATAAAATCTACAGATGATGTCAAAATTTATTTCGTAACGATTCCAGCACACAAATTTCTGCACATCAAAAACTATGAAAGCAATGGATATTGGGATTTCTGGCAGAAACAGAATCAGATTCCGGGGCAGGACATCGAAACGATCTGCGGTCTGCTCGACAGCATCAAGGGCAAATTGGATGACGACGGCGGGAGCGATTCCAACAGCGGAAACGGACAGGTGATGGCATACATCAACGACCCGGACGGCAGGCTCTGCGATTGGGGAATTTTGCGGACCGAATGTTATGGAGCGCGGCTTCCGGCTGATCATAAAGGTGAAGTGCCTGCGCAGATGCTTATGATCGATATCCCCGAAGCTGAATATATCGTCTTTGAACACGGGCCTTTTGATTATGAACAGGAAAACCGCAGCGTAGAAGAAAAAGTGGAGAAGGCAATGGCAGACTTCGACTTTGAAGGCACAGGTTACTGCTATGATACTTCTCCCGGCAGAATAATCTATTTTTATCACAACCCGGAGAAATTCTGGAAGTATATCAGACCGATCAGAAAGTCGGAAACACTTATTTGTGATACGGTTCCCCATTTATGA
- the rlmH gene encoding 23S rRNA (pseudouridine(1915)-N(3))-methyltransferase RlmH, which translates to MNITILAVGKVKESFYRQAVEEFKKRLSRYCRLQIVEVQDEKTPDNAGDALERQIKAKEAARLQKYIKDTDYVVTLEIEGQQPDSVALADKLQRLGVDGTSSIVFAIGGSLGLHEDITKRSNYRLSFSNMTFPHQMMRVILLEQIYRSYRIINGEPYHK; encoded by the coding sequence ATGAATATTACGATTCTTGCCGTAGGTAAAGTAAAAGAGTCATTTTACCGACAGGCGGTAGAAGAATTCAAAAAGCGGCTGAGCCGCTACTGCAGGCTGCAGATCGTTGAGGTACAGGACGAGAAGACGCCGGACAATGCCGGGGATGCGCTGGAGCGCCAGATCAAGGCAAAGGAGGCCGCGCGGTTGCAGAAGTATATAAAGGACACGGATTATGTGGTAACGCTGGAGATCGAGGGACAGCAGCCGGATTCTGTCGCGCTGGCGGACAAACTTCAAAGACTCGGCGTTGACGGGACGAGCAGTATTGTATTTGCCATAGGAGGTTCTCTCGGTCTCCATGAAGATATTACAAAGCGTTCAAATTACAGGCTCAGCTTTTCCAACATGACATTTCCGCACCAGATGATGCGGGTGATTCTGCTGGAGCAGATATACCGGAGTTACCGGATCATAAATGGGGAACCGTATCACAAATAA
- a CDS encoding sulfide/dihydroorotate dehydrogenase-like FAD/NAD-binding protein, whose translation MYKILKAENPADKIYLMDVEAPRVARHCEPGQFVIVKMDEKGERIPLTICDYDREAGTITIVFQTVGASTEKMAGLKAGDYFRDFTGPLGCPSEFIHEDIESLKNKKMLFVGGGVGAAPVYPQVKWLHEHGVDVDVIVGSKTKDMLILEDEMESVAGNYYPCTDDGTYGHAGMVTTKIEKLVEEGNKYDVCVAIGPMIMMKFVCLLTKKLGIPTIVSMNPIMVDGTGMCGACRLHVGEDIKFACVDGPEFDGHLVNFDEAMKRQQMYKTQEGRALLKIQEGDTHHGGCGNCGGDN comes from the coding sequence ATGTACAAGATATTAAAAGCCGAAAATCCGGCTGATAAGATTTATCTTATGGACGTAGAAGCGCCCCGTGTCGCGAGACATTGTGAGCCAGGCCAGTTTGTCATCGTAAAAATGGATGAAAAAGGGGAAAGAATCCCACTTACGATATGTGACTATGACAGAGAAGCAGGTACGATCACGATCGTATTCCAGACGGTCGGCGCGTCCACAGAAAAGATGGCCGGACTGAAAGCCGGAGATTATTTCAGAGATTTCACAGGCCCTCTCGGCTGTCCGTCTGAATTCATTCACGAGGACATTGAGAGCCTGAAGAATAAAAAGATGCTGTTCGTTGGCGGCGGTGTCGGCGCCGCGCCTGTATATCCTCAGGTCAAATGGCTTCATGAGCACGGAGTGGATGTGGATGTCATCGTAGGTTCCAAGACAAAAGACATGCTTATTCTGGAAGACGAGATGGAATCTGTGGCGGGCAATTATTATCCTTGTACAGATGACGGTACATACGGCCATGCGGGTATGGTCACCACGAAGATAGAAAAGCTGGTGGAAGAAGGAAATAAATATGACGTCTGCGTGGCGATCGGACCGATGATCATGATGAAGTTCGTCTGTCTGCTGACGAAGAAGCTCGGGATCCCGACTATCGTGAGCATGAACCCGATAATGGTAGACGGGACCGGAATGTGCGGGGCGTGCCGTCTCCATGTTGGGGAAGACATTAAATTCGCATGCGTTGACGGTCCGGAATTTGACGGACACCTTGTCAACTTTGACGAGGCAATGAAGAGACAGCAGATGTACAAAACTCAGGAGGGACGTGCGCTGCTGAAAATACAAGAAGGCGACACCCATCACGGCGGATGTGGCAACTGCGGAGGTGACAACTAA
- a CDS encoding iron-containing alcohol dehydrogenase has translation MSRFTLPRDVYHGKGCMEELKNLKGKKAILVVGGGSMKRQGFLDKAAGYLKEAGMEVELFEGVEPDPSVETVMKGAEAMRKFEPDWIVAMGGGSPIDAAKAMWAFYEYPETTFEDLCIPFNFPELRQKAKFAAIPSTSGTATEVTAFSVITNYETGVKYPLADFNITPDVAIVDPELVEALPVKQVAYTGMDALTHAIEAYVSTLNCAFTDPLALQAIEMVLDHLPASYHGNMDAREQMHYAQCLAGMAFSNALLGIVHSMAHKTGAAFSTGHITHGCANAMYLPYVIKYNAKDATAASRYAEIARRMGLDGTSERSLINSLCKKIDAMNAEFDIPKTLKDFGIIENEFKEKIAKISELAVGDACTGSNPRSIDPAAMEKLFTCIYYGTEVDF, from the coding sequence ATGAGCAGATTTACATTACCAAGAGACGTATATCATGGAAAAGGCTGTATGGAGGAGTTGAAGAATCTAAAGGGCAAAAAGGCGATCCTTGTCGTGGGCGGAGGTTCCATGAAGCGTCAGGGCTTTCTGGACAAAGCTGCCGGATATCTGAAGGAAGCGGGTATGGAGGTTGAGCTGTTTGAAGGCGTCGAGCCTGACCCATCTGTGGAGACTGTAATGAAAGGCGCAGAGGCGATGCGCAAGTTTGAGCCTGACTGGATCGTGGCCATGGGCGGAGGTTCACCGATCGACGCCGCTAAGGCGATGTGGGCATTTTATGAATATCCGGAAACAACATTTGAGGATCTGTGCATCCCGTTTAACTTCCCGGAATTGAGGCAGAAGGCAAAATTTGCTGCGATTCCGTCTACATCCGGTACTGCGACTGAGGTTACGGCTTTTTCTGTCATCACAAACTATGAGACCGGAGTGAAATATCCGCTTGCGGACTTTAACATCACGCCGGATGTTGCGATCGTTGACCCTGAACTGGTAGAAGCACTTCCGGTAAAGCAGGTGGCCTACACAGGTATGGACGCACTGACACATGCGATAGAAGCATATGTCTCTACACTTAACTGTGCATTTACCGATCCGCTTGCCCTGCAGGCCATAGAGATGGTACTCGATCATCTGCCGGCTTCCTATCACGGCAATATGGATGCAAGAGAACAGATGCACTACGCACAGTGCCTCGCAGGAATGGCCTTCTCAAATGCTTTGCTTGGTATTGTACATTCTATGGCGCACAAAACTGGCGCGGCATTTTCCACCGGTCATATCACACACGGATGTGCCAATGCAATGTATCTGCCATACGTGATCAAATACAATGCTAAAGATGCCACAGCAGCATCCCGCTATGCTGAGATCGCCCGCAGGATGGGACTTGACGGTACGTCGGAAAGGTCGCTTATCAACAGCCTCTGCAAGAAGATAGACGCTATGAACGCAGAATTTGACATTCCGAAAACGTTAAAAGATTTTGGGATCATAGAGAATGAATTTAAAGAAAAGATCGCAAAGATCTCTGAACTTGCCGTCGGCGATGCATGTACCGGCTCCAACCCACGTTCGATAGACCCGGCTGCCATGGAAAAATTATTTACGTGCATTTATTACGGAACAGAAGTTGATTTTTAA
- the gltA gene encoding NADPH-dependent glutamate synthase — protein sequence MADVLKKVPVREQEAKVRAANFEEVCYGYNKEEAMEEAVRCLNCKNAKCIQGCPVAINIPGFISKVKEGDIEGAYKVIGESSALPAICGRVCPQESQCECKCIRGIKGEPVSIGKLERFVADYALEHDIKPQKAEKMNGHKVAVIGSGPSGLTCAGDLAKLGYDVTVFEALHELGGVLVYGIPEFRLPKEKVVKKEIEKVKELGVKFETNVVIGKSTTIDQLMEEEEFEAVFIGSGAGLPMFMGIPGETANGVFSANEYLTRSNLMKAFDDNYDTPIAAGKKVAVVGGGNVAMDAARTALRLGAEVHIVYRRSEAELPARVEEVHHAMEEGIIFNLLTNPKEILVDENGWVRGMRVIKMELGEPDASGRRRPVEIPGSEYEIELDTVIMSLGTSPNPLIASTTKGLETNRRKCIVAEEENGQTSKACVYAGGDAVTGAATVILAMGAGKAGAKGIHELLSSK from the coding sequence ATGGCTGATGTATTAAAGAAAGTTCCTGTGAGAGAGCAGGAGGCAAAAGTAAGAGCGGCAAACTTTGAAGAAGTCTGCTACGGATATAATAAAGAGGAGGCAATGGAAGAAGCTGTCCGCTGTCTGAACTGTAAAAACGCAAAGTGTATCCAGGGCTGTCCGGTTGCGATCAATATCCCCGGATTTATCTCAAAAGTAAAAGAAGGGGACATTGAGGGCGCCTACAAGGTGATTGGAGAATCCTCAGCGCTTCCGGCCATCTGCGGACGTGTGTGCCCGCAGGAATCCCAGTGTGAGTGCAAGTGTATCCGCGGGATCAAAGGGGAACCGGTATCTATCGGAAAGCTGGAGCGTTTTGTTGCCGATTATGCGCTGGAACATGATATCAAACCTCAGAAGGCTGAGAAGATGAACGGACATAAGGTGGCCGTCATCGGTTCCGGACCGTCCGGTCTTACATGCGCAGGCGATCTGGCAAAGCTTGGATATGATGTCACTGTATTTGAGGCGCTTCACGAACTGGGTGGAGTTCTTGTATACGGTATTCCGGAGTTCCGTCTTCCGAAAGAAAAGGTCGTAAAGAAAGAGATCGAGAAGGTAAAAGAGCTTGGAGTAAAATTTGAGACAAATGTTGTGATCGGTAAATCAACAACGATCGACCAGCTGATGGAAGAGGAAGAATTCGAGGCAGTATTTATCGGTTCCGGTGCAGGGCTTCCAATGTTCATGGGTATACCGGGAGAGACGGCGAACGGTGTGTTCTCCGCAAATGAATACCTGACGAGAAGCAATCTGATGAAAGCATTTGATGACAACTATGACACTCCGATCGCGGCCGGTAAGAAGGTTGCTGTCGTAGGCGGCGGCAACGTGGCGATGGACGCGGCGAGGACCGCACTTCGTCTCGGCGCTGAAGTACATATCGTTTACAGAAGAAGTGAGGCTGAACTTCCGGCCAGAGTGGAAGAAGTACACCATGCAATGGAAGAAGGCATCATCTTCAATCTGCTCACCAATCCGAAAGAGATCCTTGTGGATGAAAACGGATGGGTACGCGGCATGAGAGTGATAAAGATGGAGCTCGGCGAGCCTGACGCTTCCGGAAGAAGACGCCCGGTAGAGATCCCGGGTTCTGAGTATGAGATTGAACTCGATACAGTTATCATGTCACTTGGAACTTCTCCAAATCCATTGATCGCGTCCACGACAAAAGGTCTGGAGACAAACAGGAGAAAATGTATCGTGGCAGAGGAAGAGAACGGGCAGACATCCAAAGCTTGTGTATACGCGGGAGGAGACGCCGTTACCGGAGCAGCTACGGTTATTCTTGCCATGGGCGCCGGAAAAGCAGGTGCAAAAGGGATACATGAACTGCTCAGCAGTAAATAG
- a CDS encoding ZIP family metal transporter yields the protein MTIFWGLMIPFIGTTAGAACVLFMRRELKPLIQKALLGFAAGVMVAASVWSLLIPAMDMSEDMGKFAFMPAAVGFIIGIAFLLFLDKAIPHLHIGCDESEGPKCTLKKSTMLVLAVTIHNIPEGISSGAVFAGLLTNNANVTVAGAFALSIGIAIQNLPEGFIVSLPIRSEGNGRGKAFLYGTLSGVVEPIAGGITVLLAAYITPILPYLLAFAAGAMIYVVVEELIPESAEGSHSNIGTVGFALGFVLMMVLDVALG from the coding sequence ATGACTATATTTTGGGGCTTAATGATACCATTTATCGGCACGACGGCAGGAGCGGCGTGCGTACTGTTCATGCGCAGGGAACTGAAACCATTGATCCAGAAAGCGCTGCTTGGATTTGCGGCAGGCGTCATGGTCGCCGCTTCTGTCTGGTCGCTTCTCATACCGGCGATGGATATGTCAGAGGACATGGGAAAATTCGCCTTCATGCCCGCAGCGGTTGGCTTTATTATCGGTATCGCGTTTTTGCTGTTTCTGGACAAGGCGATCCCACATCTGCATATCGGATGTGACGAGTCTGAAGGACCGAAGTGTACGCTGAAAAAATCCACCATGCTCGTGCTGGCGGTCACCATACATAATATACCGGAAGGTATATCAAGTGGTGCCGTGTTTGCAGGGCTGCTCACAAATAATGCCAATGTAACAGTTGCGGGGGCGTTTGCCCTGTCCATCGGTATCGCGATCCAGAACCTGCCTGAAGGCTTTATCGTATCCCTGCCGATTCGGAGTGAGGGAAACGGAAGAGGAAAGGCGTTCCTCTATGGAACCTTATCCGGCGTCGTGGAGCCGATCGCGGGAGGGATCACGGTCCTTCTGGCCGCTTACATCACGCCGATACTGCCGTATCTGCTGGCGTTCGCAGCCGGCGCCATGATATATGTTGTTGTGGAGGAATTGATCCCTGAGTCTGCGGAAGGGAGCCACAGCAATATCGGCACAGTAGGTTTTGCGTTGGGTTTCGTCCTGATGATGGTGCTGGATGTCGCATTGGGATAG
- a CDS encoding ABC transporter ATP-binding protein, with protein sequence MRALNVRNLCKTYINNKRQINVLRNVDLEIEEGEMVGIMGPSGSGKTTLLYTVSGMDSATAGNVEFFGRNMSGLTAGEMSDLRLTEMGFVFQQMYMLKNLSIYDNIILPACQSPEGRSREGRERINDRAKVLMHKLGISEIAGNDINEVSGGQLQRACICRSLINCPKIIFADEPTGSLNKQNSIEVMEELNHIHAEGTSILLVTHDMKVASRCSRVLYIEDGNIRDEIALGGWKETEDPRQRERVLNDWLIKLGW encoded by the coding sequence ATGAGAGCCTTGAATGTCAGAAATCTGTGTAAAACATATATAAATAACAAACGTCAGATCAACGTGCTCAGGAACGTTGATCTGGAGATAGAGGAAGGTGAGATGGTAGGGATCATGGGCCCCTCCGGATCGGGCAAGACGACGCTGCTTTATACTGTGAGCGGAATGGACAGTGCCACTGCCGGAAACGTAGAGTTCTTCGGCCGGAATATGTCCGGCCTGACGGCGGGCGAGATGAGCGATCTAAGGCTTACAGAGATGGGATTTGTGTTCCAGCAGATGTATATGCTGAAAAATCTCTCCATATATGATAATATTATCCTGCCGGCATGCCAGTCGCCGGAAGGAAGAAGCAGAGAGGGCAGAGAGCGCATCAACGACCGCGCGAAAGTATTGATGCACAAGCTTGGCATCAGTGAGATCGCCGGCAATGATATCAATGAGGTATCGGGCGGACAGCTTCAGAGGGCCTGCATCTGCCGGAGCCTTATAAACTGTCCGAAGATCATTTTTGCCGATGAACCTACCGGCTCGCTGAATAAACAGAATTCTATAGAAGTGATGGAGGAGCTGAACCACATCCACGCGGAAGGAACGAGTATTCTGCTCGTGACGCACGACATGAAGGTGGCGTCCAGATGCAGCAGGGTTCTGTATATTGAAGATGGAAATATAAGGGATGAGATCGCGCTCGGCGGATGGAAGGAAACAGAAGATCCCAGACAAAGAGAACGAGTTTTGAATGACTGGCTGATCAAATTAGGATGGTAA